One part of the Streptomyces lydicus genome encodes these proteins:
- a CDS encoding alpha/beta fold hydrolase, whose translation MYPTVTPGWLCRPDSLPLGISTRVCTVSHPLAGALEHGPGDSAFPPLKQIRAGLLEIGYAEVGPAHGAPVICLHGWPYDIHSFVDVAPLLAAEGYRVIVPYLRGHGTTRFVAPRTFRNAQQSAIALDIIALMDALGLEKAVLAGFDWGARTADIIAALWPDRCKALVSVGGYVITDREANLQPLAPVAEHAWWYQYYFATERGRIAMEDKGKRHDLTRLVWNTVSPTWDFDDATFERTAAAFENPDYAAIVIHNYRWRLSLAEGERRYEPYEKRLAARPVIAVPTLTLDAERDPFTIPGNGDAYRDRFTGPYDHRTFKGIGHNVPQEAPGAFARAVADADRL comes from the coding sequence ATGTATCCGACCGTCACTCCGGGGTGGCTGTGCCGGCCGGACTCCTTGCCGCTGGGGATTTCCACCAGGGTCTGTACGGTTTCCCACCCCTTGGCGGGGGCGCTGGAGCACGGTCCGGGTGACTCCGCGTTCCCTCCGCTCAAGCAGATCAGGGCGGGTCTGCTGGAGATCGGCTACGCCGAAGTGGGGCCGGCTCATGGGGCGCCGGTCATTTGCCTGCACGGCTGGCCGTACGACATCCACAGCTTTGTCGATGTCGCGCCCCTGCTGGCGGCGGAGGGCTACCGAGTGATCGTTCCCTACCTGCGCGGCCACGGCACGACACGCTTCGTCGCTCCCCGGACGTTCAGAAACGCGCAGCAGTCGGCCATCGCCCTCGACATCATCGCCCTGATGGACGCGCTGGGGCTGGAGAAGGCGGTGCTCGCCGGATTCGACTGGGGAGCGCGGACCGCCGACATCATCGCAGCGCTGTGGCCCGATCGCTGCAAGGCCCTCGTGTCGGTGGGCGGTTACGTCATCACCGACCGTGAGGCGAATCTCCAGCCGCTGGCGCCGGTGGCCGAGCATGCCTGGTGGTACCAGTACTACTTCGCCACGGAGCGGGGCCGGATCGCCATGGAGGACAAGGGCAAGCGGCACGACCTGACACGGTTGGTCTGGAACACGGTGTCCCCGACATGGGACTTCGACGACGCCACCTTCGAGCGCACGGCCGCCGCCTTCGAGAACCCGGACTACGCCGCCATCGTGATCCACAACTATCGCTGGCGGCTGAGTCTCGCCGAGGGTGAACGGCGTTACGAGCCATACGAGAAGCGGCTCGCCGCCCGGCCGGTCATCGCCGTGCCGACGCTGACGCTCGACGCCGAGCGCGACCCGTTCACGATCCCGGGCAACGGGGACGCGTACCGGGACAGATTCACAGGCCCGTACGACCATCGCACCTTCAAGGGAATCGGCCACAACGTGCCGCAGGAGGCACCGGGGGCGTTCGCTCGGGCCGTCGCCGACGCCGATCGTCTCTGA
- a CDS encoding response regulator transcription factor → MARTALSDVRATLSDYRTLSLDSELAGVRMALRAAGMRAEPPAATNTVRAELREEFTDLPPAAVSGASPAGWPGDPPRPVEGGRTDMIRFLLADDQALVRGVLAAVLRLEPDIDVAAEIGTGTEVLAAAQRISPDKAALRSPGPL, encoded by the coding sequence ATGGCGCGTACGGCGCTGTCCGACGTGCGGGCCACCCTCTCGGACTACCGCACCCTGTCGCTGGACAGCGAGCTCGCCGGCGTCCGCATGGCGCTGCGTGCCGCCGGCATGCGGGCCGAACCGCCCGCCGCGACCAACACCGTGCGCGCCGAGCTGCGCGAGGAGTTCACGGACCTGCCCCCGGCGGCGGTTTCCGGGGCATCGCCCGCGGGCTGGCCCGGCGATCCACCGCGCCCCGTCGAAGGAGGCCGAACCGACATGATCCGCTTCCTGCTGGCCGACGACCAAGCACTCGTACGCGGCGTCCTCGCAGCCGTGCTCCGACTCGAACCCGACATCGACGTCGCCGCCGAAATCGGCACCGGCACCGAGGTGCTGGCCGCCGCGCAGCGGATCTCGCCCGACAAGGCGGCATTGCGAAGCCCCGGGCCTCTATGA
- a CDS encoding ATP-dependent Clp protease proteolytic subunit: MLRPTARYVLPEFTERTSQGTRTMDPYSKLLSERIVFLGTPIDDAAANDVMAQLIHLEHAAPERDISLYINSPGGSLTAMTAVYDTMRYVSCDVETVCLGQAASAAAVLLAAGTPGKRLALPGARVLIHQPSISEPIEGQATDLQIQAEELLRSRDMLEEMLARHTGQPRERIAADIERDKIFDAPAAQEYGLIDGLTRNRKGSPLQPLAR, encoded by the coding sequence ATGCTGCGACCGACGGCCCGCTATGTCCTTCCGGAATTCACCGAGCGCACCTCGCAGGGGACGCGCACGATGGACCCCTACTCCAAGCTGCTCAGCGAGCGCATCGTCTTCCTGGGCACCCCGATCGACGACGCCGCCGCCAACGACGTGATGGCGCAGCTGATCCACCTGGAACACGCCGCGCCCGAGCGGGACATCTCGCTCTACATCAACTCCCCCGGCGGCTCGCTCACCGCGATGACCGCGGTCTACGACACGATGCGCTACGTGTCGTGCGACGTGGAGACCGTCTGCCTCGGGCAGGCCGCGTCCGCCGCCGCGGTACTGCTGGCCGCCGGCACCCCCGGCAAGCGACTGGCGCTGCCCGGCGCCCGGGTGCTGATCCACCAGCCGTCGATCAGCGAACCCATCGAGGGCCAGGCGACCGACCTCCAGATCCAGGCGGAGGAGCTGCTGCGCAGCCGCGACATGCTGGAGGAGATGCTGGCGCGGCACACCGGGCAGCCGCGGGAGCGGATCGCGGCGGACATCGAGCGGGACAAGATCTTCGACGCCCCCGCCGCCCAGGAGTACGGCCTGATCGACGGGCTGACCCGCAACCGCAAGGGCTCGCCCCTCCAGCCCCTCGCGCGGTGA
- a CDS encoding C40 family peptidase has translation MTVRTHTPNLLARAGTVSALTLATLGAATLTPGATPGAEAATVAAHALWVAASKRGSPYQYGAQGPFRFDCSGLTLYSFKRAGRALPRSAAAQYAHTRHISVAARKRGDLVFFHSSRGIYHVGIYAGHGRIWHAPKTGAVVRLEKIWSRAVWYGRVR, from the coding sequence ATGACCGTGCGCACGCATACGCCGAACCTGCTGGCGCGGGCCGGCACCGTTTCCGCCCTGACGCTGGCCACGCTCGGGGCGGCCACCCTCACGCCGGGGGCGACCCCGGGCGCCGAGGCCGCGACCGTCGCCGCCCACGCGCTGTGGGTCGCGGCCTCCAAGCGTGGCTCGCCCTACCAGTACGGCGCCCAAGGTCCGTTCCGCTTCGACTGCTCGGGCCTGACGCTGTACTCGTTCAAACGCGCCGGCCGGGCCCTGCCCCGTAGCGCGGCCGCCCAGTACGCCCACACCAGGCACATCTCCGTCGCCGCCCGCAAGCGCGGCGACCTGGTCTTCTTCCACTCCAGCCGCGGCATCTACCACGTCGGCATCTACGCGGGCCACGGCCGGATCTGGCACGCGCCCAAGACGGGCGCGGTGGTCCGGCTGGAGAAGATCTGGAGCCGCGCGGTCTGGTACGGGCGGGTCCGCTGA
- a CDS encoding GNAT family N-acetyltransferase, giving the protein MNSPLGKVLAAAARGSFPPPDGSVTVLPQPSARDVGVLAFTCHAVVFADVEPSWVRERIPPGDLAGPLAPPFLTALGALTGREANNVDMVTVAESLPGPPPLQLVETVDRGHPRVVRALRHRDEVRAWTTPDGGTLVIGRGVAGRWEMSFEVPDSGQGRGLGRGLARAARHLIPADEVLWAQVAPGNARSVRAVLAAGFLPVGAEVLMVPHGGRG; this is encoded by the coding sequence GTGAACTCACCACTGGGCAAGGTGCTGGCTGCCGCGGCACGGGGAAGCTTCCCGCCACCGGACGGATCGGTGACGGTGCTCCCCCAGCCGTCCGCGCGGGACGTCGGAGTGCTGGCCTTCACCTGCCACGCCGTGGTGTTCGCCGACGTGGAGCCGTCGTGGGTGCGGGAGCGGATACCCCCCGGAGACCTTGCGGGGCCGCTCGCCCCGCCGTTCCTCACCGCGCTGGGCGCGCTGACGGGCCGCGAGGCGAACAACGTCGACATGGTCACGGTCGCCGAATCGCTGCCCGGCCCGCCGCCGCTGCAGCTGGTGGAGACGGTGGACCGCGGTCACCCCCGCGTCGTCCGGGCGCTGCGGCACCGCGACGAAGTGCGGGCCTGGACGACCCCTGACGGTGGGACGCTGGTCATCGGCCGCGGGGTGGCCGGCCGCTGGGAGATGTCCTTCGAGGTGCCGGACAGCGGCCAGGGGCGGGGGCTGGGACGTGGCCTGGCGCGGGCCGCCCGGCATCTCATACCGGCGGACGAGGTGCTGTGGGCGCAGGTCGCCCCCGGCAACGCCCGCAGCGTCCGGGCCGTCCTGGCCGCCGGATTCCTGCCGGTGGGCGCCGAAGTGCTGATGGTCCCGCACGGGGGCCGCGGCTGA
- a CDS encoding ATP-binding protein: protein MADHQESSLTLPSAPASVGLARRHALEVLAGWGLPAESGIAESVRLIVSELATNAVQHTGGRSPTFTVELRLDRDEVLAVGVTDSHPRRPRRLAAAVQQDNGRGMVIVRFLAAEAGGRLSVVPTAAGGKTVWIRVPWKVAVP from the coding sequence ATGGCAGACCACCAGGAATCCTCACTCACCCTGCCGAGCGCGCCGGCCTCGGTCGGCCTCGCCCGCAGACACGCCCTGGAGGTGCTCGCCGGCTGGGGGCTGCCCGCGGAGTCCGGCATCGCCGAATCCGTGCGGCTGATCGTCTCCGAGCTCGCCACCAACGCCGTCCAGCACACCGGCGGCCGGTCCCCGACCTTCACCGTCGAGCTGCGCCTCGACCGCGACGAAGTGCTGGCGGTGGGCGTCACCGACAGTCACCCGCGCCGTCCGCGCCGGCTGGCCGCCGCGGTTCAGCAGGACAACGGCCGGGGCATGGTCATCGTCCGCTTCCTCGCCGCCGAAGCCGGCGGCCGGCTCTCGGTCGTGCCCACCGCGGCCGGCGGCAAGACCGTCTGGATCAGGGTGCCGTGGAAGGTCGCCGTTCCCTGA